In Lysobacter sp. FW306-1B-D06B, the sequence ACGCCGATCAGCTTCACCGCGTAGTCGATCTGGTCCAGCACCGCATCGATGTGCGTTTCCGGCGACGGATGCGCGAGCTCCCATTCCTTGTCGAACGCGTCCTTCGACTTCACCGGCTTGCCCGCGGCGGCGAGCTTCGCGTTCTCCTGGTCGAACGCCGCCTCCGCGATGAAGTACGCCTGCGTGTCCGATGCCGCCTGCGGATTGACGAAGCCGGTGCCGAACACCAACTGCACCACGCCGCCTTCCTTCGCCACCGCGATCGCGAGCTCATCGCTGATGTTGCGCTCGAAGCCCGGCGTGAAGTGGCGCATGCCCGAATGGCTGGCGATCACCGGCACGTCGGTGACGCGCAGCACGTCGCGCACGGCGTCGTCGGAGATGTGCGAGACGTCCACCATGATGCCGAGCCGGTTCATCTCGGCCACGACCTGCTCGCCGAATGGGCTCAGTCCGCCCCACTTCTTGTCGCGCGCGTAGGACGAATCGGCGATGCGGTTGTTCGCGCTGTGGGCGAGGGTGATGTAACGCACGCCGCGCGCCTGCAGCGCTGCCAGCTTGGAAAGGTCGTCGCCGATCGGCGCGCCGTTCTCCATGCCCGGCGTCAGCAGCACGCGGCCGCCCTTGCGCAGTTTCTCCAGATCGGCGGGCGAACGCAGGATCGCGAACTTGTCCGGATGACGTCCCACCATCGCCTCGACCGCGTCGATCTGCGTGTTCGCCTTCTGCCACGCGGTGCCGGCGGCGTCTTCGTCGGGCGAGGTGTAGATCGACATGAACGCCACGTCGAGCCCGCCCTGGCGTGCGCGCGGGTAGTCGAACTCCTTGCCCGGCGTCGCCACGCCCAGGTCGTCCCAATGCGAGAGCAGCATGCTCGGCGCATCGATGTGCGTGTCGACGATGATCGCGTCGTGCGCGAGCCGCTGCGCGGCGTCGCTTGCGGCGGAGGCGGGAATGGCGGCCAGCGACAGCGACAGGCCCAGAGCGGCGAAGCGAAAACGCATGTTGTTTCCCCGTGGAAAGTGAAGCTTCAAGTGACGCGATGCCCGCCGGCATGGACGGCCTGCGCGAGGCGGCCGCCGAGCCAGTAGCACAGTTCGGCCGGGTGGCCGATGTTCCAGAGCACGAAGTCGGCGCGCGCGCCCACGCGCAGCACGCCGCGATCGTGCAGGCCCAGGGCGCGCGCGGCGTTGACCGTGGCGCCGCGCAGGGCTTCTTCGGGCGTGAGACGGAAGTGCGTGCACGCCAGCTGCATCGCGTGGCGCAGCGACTGCAGCGGCGAAGTGCCCGGATTGCAGTCGGTGGCCACCGCCATCGGCACGCCGTGCGCACGGAAGGTGTCCAGTGGCGGCAGCTTCGTTTCGCGCAGCACGTGGTACGCACCGGGAAGCAGCACCGCGACGGTGCCGCGCTGCGCCATCGC encodes:
- a CDS encoding dipeptidase — its product is MRFRFAALGLSLSLAAIPASAASDAAQRLAHDAIIVDTHIDAPSMLLSHWDDLGVATPGKEFDYPRARQGGLDVAFMSIYTSPDEDAAGTAWQKANTQIDAVEAMVGRHPDKFAILRSPADLEKLRKGGRVLLTPGMENGAPIGDDLSKLAALQARGVRYITLAHSANNRIADSSYARDKKWGGLSPFGEQVVAEMNRLGIMVDVSHISDDAVRDVLRVTDVPVIASHSGMRHFTPGFERNISDELAIAVAKEGGVVQLVFGTGFVNPQAASDTQAYFIAEAAFDQENAKLAAAGKPVKSKDAFDKEWELAHPSPETHIDAVLDQIDYAVKLIGVDHVGIGSDFDGVSGHLPVELRSVADYPNLVEGLQKRGHSDADIRKILGGNLLRVWAQVEKAAKR